In Candidatus Delongbacteria bacterium, one genomic interval encodes:
- the xseB gene encoding exodeoxyribonuclease VII small subunit, producing the protein MSPKKTPAPATTESFESALARLEDIVHELEEGDISLEECLARYQEGLRLHRVCQERLGRVEEELARLLEDDGSLSTWNPDDEGSQDSAGPDSGLFGQ; encoded by the coding sequence GTGAGCCCGAAGAAGACCCCGGCACCCGCCACGACGGAATCCTTCGAAAGCGCGCTGGCCCGACTGGAGGACATTGTCCACGAACTGGAAGAGGGCGACATCTCCCTCGAGGAATGCCTGGCCCGCTATCAGGAAGGTCTGCGCCTGCACCGGGTCTGTCAGGAACGCCTGGGGCGGGTGGAGGAAGAACTGGCCCGCCTGCTCGAGGACGACGGCAGTCTCAGTACCTGGAATCCGGATGACGAGGGATCGCAGGACTCCGCCGGTCCCGATTCGGGACTCTTCGGCCAATGA
- a CDS encoding NAD(+)/NADH kinase — MIFGITGSARSRDLRSVLPELLETLERLGQQAVLDHALAVRCWPEDLPEDLELVDARELSAHCDLVISMGGDGSMLGAVRQMVVDRPVLGLHMGRLGYLTALAPEELESGLKRVIAGRAIEQPRMMLQMEIGPNLADASAGKVRVRRDALNDIVIHSARPARILRLRTRIDHVNVFGLEGDGLIHSTPTGSSAYSLSGGGPIMDPSMQAIILTPSMAHSISHRPMVIGAESVIESWIGTPSSPLIVTVDGQETFRLKRSEHVRVRRSSRICRLITLDEQGFLKTLRNKLKWNLEGDEPA; from the coding sequence ATGATCTTCGGCATCACAGGCAGCGCGCGCTCCCGGGACCTGCGCAGCGTACTTCCCGAGCTGCTGGAGACTCTCGAGCGGCTGGGGCAGCAGGCGGTGCTGGATCACGCCCTGGCCGTGCGCTGCTGGCCCGAGGATCTACCCGAGGATCTGGAACTGGTGGACGCCCGTGAATTGTCGGCCCACTGCGACCTGGTGATTTCGATGGGGGGCGACGGCTCCATGCTCGGCGCTGTACGCCAGATGGTGGTGGACCGCCCCGTGCTCGGTCTGCACATGGGGCGGCTGGGGTACCTGACCGCCCTGGCACCGGAGGAGCTGGAATCCGGCCTGAAGCGAGTGATCGCTGGCCGGGCGATCGAGCAGCCCCGGATGATGCTGCAGATGGAGATCGGCCCGAATCTGGCTGACGCGAGCGCCGGGAAAGTGCGCGTGCGCCGCGATGCGCTCAACGACATCGTGATCCACAGTGCGCGGCCGGCACGCATCCTGCGCCTGCGCACGCGCATCGACCATGTGAATGTGTTCGGCCTGGAAGGCGACGGCCTGATCCACAGCACGCCCACGGGCAGCAGTGCGTACAGCCTGAGCGGAGGAGGACCGATCATGGATCCCTCCATGCAGGCGATCATCCTCACGCCCAGCATGGCCCATTCGATTTCCCACCGGCCCATGGTGATCGGTGCCGAGTCGGTGATCGAGAGCTGGATCGGCACGCCCTCGAGCCCGCTGATCGTCACCGTGGATGGTCAGGAGACCTTCAGGCTCAAACGGTCCGAACATGTGCGTGTCAGGCGCAGTTCACGGATCTGCCGCCTGATCACGCTGGACGAGCAGGGCTTTCTCAAGACCCTGCGCAACAAGTTGAAATGGAACCTGGAAGGGGACGAGCCCGCATGA
- the ftsY gene encoding signal recognition particle-docking protein FtsY, which yields MSLLGKFSRALSRTRENLGGRIRQLVGLGRVIDRAMLEELEEILLAADLGVDTTEAVIQRLREVARNDADTPLVQLIEAQILAEMNAGASTLALPADEGLRVVLVVGVNGAGKTTTIGKLAHRWGQEGRKVLIAAADTFRAAAIEQLETWARRSGAQFVSSVPGADPASVAFDGLSAARARGCDTLLVDTAGRLQNKRNLMQELEKMSRVLSRQLPGAPHEVLLVLDGTTGQNALSQARLFTDATGVNGLVITKLDGTARGGIALAIHRELGIPVRWVGVGEGLDDLQPFDAGAYARALFEELELDA from the coding sequence ATGAGCCTGCTTGGAAAATTCTCCAGGGCCCTCAGCCGCACCCGGGAGAACCTGGGGGGGCGCATCCGCCAGCTGGTGGGTCTGGGCCGTGTCATCGACCGGGCCATGCTCGAGGAGCTGGAGGAGATCCTGCTGGCCGCCGACCTGGGAGTCGATACCACCGAGGCCGTGATCCAGCGCCTGCGCGAGGTGGCCCGCAACGATGCCGACACTCCATTGGTGCAGCTGATCGAAGCACAGATCCTGGCCGAAATGAACGCGGGCGCCAGCACCCTGGCTCTGCCCGCCGACGAGGGGCTGCGGGTGGTGCTGGTGGTGGGCGTCAACGGCGCCGGCAAGACCACCACCATCGGCAAGCTGGCCCACCGCTGGGGCCAGGAAGGCCGCAAGGTGCTGATCGCCGCCGCCGACACCTTCCGCGCCGCAGCCATCGAGCAGCTGGAAACCTGGGCCCGGCGCTCGGGAGCCCAGTTCGTCTCCAGTGTCCCCGGGGCCGATCCCGCCAGCGTGGCCTTCGATGGGCTGTCCGCGGCCCGGGCACGCGGTTGTGACACACTGCTGGTCGATACCGCCGGACGCCTGCAGAACAAACGCAACCTGATGCAGGAACTGGAAAAGATGAGCCGGGTACTCTCCCGCCAGTTGCCCGGTGCGCCCCATGAAGTATTGCTGGTCCTGGATGGCACCACCGGCCAGAACGCACTGTCCCAGGCCCGCCTCTTCACCGATGCCACGGGAGTGAACGGTCTGGTGATCACCAAACTGGACGGTACCGCCCGCGGGGGCATTGCCCTGGCGATCCACCGCGAACTGGGCATTCCGGTGCGCTGGGTGGGAGTGGGCGAAGGCCTGGACGATCTGCAACCATTCGACGCCGGGGCCTACGCCCGTGCTCTCTTTGAGGAACTGGAACTCGATGCCTGA
- the rimO gene encoding 30S ribosomal protein S12 methylthiotransferase RimO — translation MPDNQTKSPLPSIYVHTVGCAKNLVDSEMLLGLMKGKARLVESGEDASLIVVNTCGFIDEAKAESIDAVMEAVQLKADDPARRVYVMGCLSQRYREQIQSEIPELDGVYGIGEFKAILRDTGLDGSTPLPAELEIFERRELLSPGHSAYLRISDGCNQHCTYCSIPSMRGRMVSRPLDDVVHEAFSLARRGVQELNVIAQEISSYGEDLGTNRICELLRRLNDVPVPWIRLLYSHPPKVDRAFGETIAACDRILPWLDFPVEHVSGEMLKKMARRGDAASLKATMRMLRELNPGMVIRTSIIVGFPGEQERHVQELLEFMEDCPFDRLGVFCYSPEENTPSINWPDQVPRELAEERKARVMEKQMELSLAANQALVGSVERILIDEVDPASGISEGRTWRDALEIDNTVELRGVRQPGTFVDCRIVDASEYDLIAELLPTEGKGARG, via the coding sequence ATGCCTGACAACCAGACCAAGTCCCCGCTGCCATCGATCTACGTGCACACGGTGGGCTGCGCCAAGAACCTGGTCGACAGCGAGATGCTGCTGGGCCTGATGAAGGGCAAGGCACGCCTCGTGGAGTCCGGCGAGGACGCCTCGTTGATCGTGGTCAACACGTGCGGATTCATCGACGAGGCCAAGGCCGAGAGCATTGACGCGGTCATGGAAGCCGTGCAGCTCAAGGCCGATGACCCCGCTCGCCGCGTCTACGTGATGGGCTGCCTGAGCCAGCGCTACCGCGAGCAGATCCAGTCGGAGATTCCCGAGCTGGACGGGGTCTACGGCATCGGCGAGTTCAAGGCCATCCTGCGCGACACGGGCCTGGACGGTTCCACGCCCCTGCCCGCCGAGCTGGAGATCTTCGAGCGCCGCGAGCTGCTCAGTCCCGGACACAGCGCCTACCTGCGGATCTCCGATGGCTGCAACCAGCACTGCACCTATTGCAGCATTCCCTCAATGCGCGGCCGGATGGTGTCGCGGCCCCTGGACGATGTGGTGCACGAAGCCTTCAGCCTGGCGCGCCGCGGCGTGCAGGAGCTGAATGTGATCGCCCAGGAGATTTCCTCCTACGGCGAAGATCTGGGCACCAACCGCATCTGCGAGCTGTTGCGGCGATTGAACGATGTGCCCGTGCCCTGGATTCGCCTGCTCTACAGCCATCCGCCCAAGGTGGACCGGGCCTTCGGCGAAACCATCGCCGCCTGCGACCGGATTCTGCCCTGGCTGGATTTTCCGGTGGAACACGTCTCGGGCGAGATGCTGAAGAAAATGGCCCGCCGGGGCGACGCCGCCAGCCTGAAGGCCACCATGCGCATGCTGCGTGAGCTGAACCCGGGCATGGTGATCCGCACCTCGATCATCGTGGGCTTCCCGGGCGAGCAGGAACGCCATGTTCAGGAGCTGCTGGAATTCATGGAGGACTGCCCCTTCGATCGGCTGGGCGTCTTCTGTTATTCGCCCGAAGAAAACACGCCCAGTATCAACTGGCCCGACCAGGTGCCCCGTGAACTGGCCGAAGAGCGCAAGGCCCGCGTGATGGAAAAGCAGATGGAGCTCAGCCTGGCGGCCAATCAGGCTCTTGTGGGCAGCGTGGAACGCATCCTGATCGATGAGGTGGATCCCGCGAGCGGCATCAGCGAAGGCCGCACCTGGCGGGATGCGCTGGAGATTGACAACACGGTGGAGCTGCGGGGCGTGCGCCAACCGGGCACCTTCGTCGACTGCCGCATCGTGGACGCCTCGGAGTATGACCTGATCGCCGAGCTTCTGCCCACCGAGGGCAAGGGCGCACGCGGCTGA
- a CDS encoding GWxTD domain-containing protein — protein sequence MFRFLSAILMLSALLAWPVFAQVGPGMPEWLPEVQVDIADHFTDGNSIPEVVFTCLIRSSDLQFRRTGDGPAMLKADRDRDGNTPVYSALYEISLEIFQDERPVVSRYGRWHAGAEAYRETNRRDDLRWHRFEMDLEPGEYHWWVEFQDLNTRRSRRLEGNFTVDSPPDGWNLSRLWRSVQADSTTASPLDLEPIGPDELDEEHNQFSVYYQVLTDRDRTLTLDSRIEDRRGKARHEKSVQRSYGSGVSHNQFRIPLDKLGAGEYRLVLSLSDSTHTLTRSVDFNVRWRNVPQTVDDLESAIAQLRYIAPRKELKLIQNARPPHNQTLFDRFWQRYDPDPESEENELKREYYERVGISNNSFSWARFPGWKSDRGRVYILYGEPSVRERFESTFDQPALERWVYHESDRSFVFVDEYGFGEFRLVPDAQLSH from the coding sequence ATGTTTCGTTTTCTGAGTGCCATCCTGATGCTGAGTGCCCTGCTGGCCTGGCCCGTTTTCGCCCAGGTCGGGCCGGGCATGCCGGAGTGGTTGCCCGAGGTCCAGGTGGACATCGCGGACCACTTCACCGACGGCAATTCGATTCCCGAAGTGGTCTTCACCTGCCTGATCCGCAGTTCGGACCTGCAGTTCCGGCGCACGGGCGATGGTCCCGCCATGCTCAAGGCCGACCGCGATCGTGACGGCAACACGCCCGTGTACAGCGCGCTCTATGAAATCAGCCTGGAGATCTTCCAGGACGAACGTCCCGTGGTCAGCCGCTACGGCCGCTGGCACGCCGGTGCCGAAGCCTACCGCGAGACCAATCGACGCGACGACCTGCGCTGGCACCGCTTCGAGATGGATCTGGAGCCGGGTGAGTATCACTGGTGGGTGGAATTCCAGGACCTCAACACCCGCCGCAGCCGCCGTCTGGAGGGCAACTTCACCGTGGATTCCCCCCCGGACGGCTGGAACCTGAGCCGTCTCTGGCGCAGTGTCCAGGCCGATTCCACCACCGCCTCGCCCCTGGATCTGGAACCCATCGGCCCCGACGAGCTGGACGAGGAGCACAACCAGTTTTCCGTGTACTATCAGGTGCTGACCGACCGGGATCGCACACTGACCCTGGATTCGCGCATCGAAGACCGCCGCGGCAAGGCACGCCACGAGAAGTCCGTGCAGCGTAGCTACGGCTCGGGCGTGTCGCACAACCAGTTCCGGATTCCACTGGACAAGCTGGGTGCGGGCGAGTATCGGCTGGTGCTCTCGCTGTCCGATTCGACCCACACGCTCACCCGCAGCGTGGATTTCAACGTGCGCTGGCGCAACGTGCCCCAGACCGTGGATGACCTGGAGAGCGCGATCGCCCAGCTGCGCTACATCGCGCCGCGCAAGGAACTCAAGCTGATCCAGAACGCGCGGCCGCCACACAACCAGACCCTCTTCGACCGCTTCTGGCAACGCTACGATCCCGACCCCGAGAGCGAGGAGAACGAGCTCAAGCGCGAGTATTACGAGCGGGTGGGAATCAGCAACAACAGCTTCTCCTGGGCCCGCTTTCCGGGCTGGAAGAGCGATCGCGGGAGGGTTTACATCCTCTACGGCGAGCCCAGCGTGCGCGAGCGTTTCGAGAGCACTTTCGACCAGCCGGCCCTCGAGCGCTGGGTGTACCACGAGTCGGACCGCAGTTTCGTCTTCGTGGATGAATACGGCTTCGGCGAGTTCCGCCTGGTCCCCGATGCCCAGCTGTCCCACTGA
- a CDS encoding LD-carboxypeptidase, with protein sequence MRTLRLPRHPHGTPPRVGLVAPAGPVKAEALDAGVRWLREQGFEVWLSPGILDVHGHLAGRDESRAAHLQTALCDPRLDIVMAARGGFGCARLLRHLDFEAIGERAPLLVGYSDLTALQLALLARCGLGSLHAPMAASELGAGLDESSAQSLRPFLQHGFVAAARQEIPLDDLRTRVPGNATGFIAGGNLSVLTSLVGTPWFPDLRAAILFLEDYGEYPFRVDRHLCQLRNAGVLEGLAGVVLGHFPECDEPDREKSTFSLNQLFEQYLDGLGIPVLQGLNFGHRAPRLSLPIGGTARIDGAGGVLVLEPETDGYLASADRIR encoded by the coding sequence ATGCGGACGCTTCGCCTGCCCCGCCACCCGCATGGCACTCCTCCCCGCGTGGGCCTCGTGGCACCCGCGGGGCCCGTGAAGGCCGAGGCGCTTGACGCCGGAGTCCGCTGGTTGCGCGAGCAAGGGTTCGAGGTGTGGCTCTCGCCCGGGATTCTGGATGTGCATGGCCACCTGGCTGGCCGGGATGAGTCGCGCGCCGCACATCTGCAGACAGCCCTCTGTGATCCGCGGCTGGACATCGTGATGGCCGCCCGGGGTGGATTTGGTTGTGCACGCCTGCTGCGTCACCTGGACTTCGAGGCCATCGGTGAGCGCGCACCCCTGCTGGTTGGCTACAGCGACCTGACCGCCCTGCAACTGGCACTGTTGGCACGTTGCGGTCTGGGCAGCCTGCACGCTCCCATGGCTGCCAGCGAGCTGGGCGCGGGACTGGATGAGTCCAGTGCGCAGTCATTGCGGCCCTTCCTCCAGCACGGATTCGTGGCTGCCGCGCGTCAGGAGATTCCACTGGACGACCTGCGCACGCGCGTCCCGGGAAACGCGACCGGATTCATCGCGGGCGGAAATCTGAGCGTACTGACCAGTCTGGTGGGCACCCCCTGGTTTCCCGACCTGCGCGCGGCGATCCTGTTCCTTGAAGATTACGGGGAATATCCCTTCCGCGTGGATCGCCACCTCTGCCAGCTGCGCAATGCCGGAGTCCTCGAGGGGCTTGCGGGGGTGGTGCTGGGGCATTTTCCCGAGTGCGACGAGCCCGATCGTGAAAAGTCAACTTTCAGCCTGAACCAGCTCTTCGAGCAGTACCTTGATGGCCTTGGTATCCCGGTGCTTCAAGGGCTGAACTTCGGACACAGGGCCCCGCGCCTGTCCCTGCCCATCGGGGGCACGGCCCGCATCGATGGGGCTGGCGGAGTCCTGGTCCTGGAACCGGAAACTGACGGATACCTTGCATCTGCGGACAGAATCCGCTAA
- a CDS encoding triose-phosphate isomerase: MRRPLIAGNWKMHMPNAEAVTLARQLRARLRGLSHCEVLVCPPFTALTAVAEILTDTEIALGAQNLHDRRSGAFTGEISGDMIRSTGASWVLIGHSERRQFFGDTDEWVARKLLAALESGLNPIVCVGESLEERDGGKLESVIQRQVHQALETLSDDLLARVTLAYEPVWAIGTGRVASPEQAQEVHALIRGLLSRVGNSRVADSVRILYGGSVKADNAASLLSQPDIDGALVGGASLEVESFKGIVDALQPSSTSSFQ, translated from the coding sequence ATGCGCCGACCGCTGATCGCCGGCAACTGGAAAATGCACATGCCCAACGCTGAAGCGGTCACTCTGGCACGCCAGCTTCGGGCTCGCCTGCGTGGACTGTCGCACTGCGAGGTGCTGGTCTGCCCTCCGTTCACGGCCCTCACGGCCGTGGCGGAGATTCTGACCGACACCGAGATCGCCCTGGGCGCGCAGAACCTCCACGATCGTCGCAGTGGAGCCTTCACGGGCGAGATCAGCGGCGACATGATCCGCAGCACGGGGGCATCCTGGGTCCTGATCGGCCACAGCGAGCGTCGCCAGTTCTTCGGAGACACGGACGAATGGGTGGCCCGCAAGCTGCTGGCAGCCCTTGAGAGTGGGCTGAATCCCATCGTTTGCGTGGGTGAAAGCCTCGAAGAGCGGGATGGAGGCAAGCTGGAGAGCGTGATCCAGCGTCAGGTGCATCAAGCGCTCGAAACCCTGAGTGACGACCTGCTGGCCCGCGTGACTCTGGCCTACGAGCCGGTATGGGCCATCGGCACGGGCCGTGTCGCCAGCCCCGAGCAGGCCCAGGAAGTGCACGCCCTGATTCGCGGGCTGCTGTCCCGCGTCGGCAACAGCCGAGTGGCCGACAGCGTGCGCATCCTCTATGGCGGCAGCGTGAAAGCCGACAATGCGGCGTCGCTGCTGAGTCAGCCCGACATCGACGGTGCCCTGGTCGGCGGAGCCAGTCTCGAGGTCGAAAGCTTCAAGGGCATCGTGGACGCCCTGCAGCCATCGTCAACAAGCTCCTTCCAGTAA
- the secG gene encoding preprotein translocase subunit SecG yields MLYSIVFVLAVLVAGLLMVVILMQSSKGDGLSSAFGGGGGAVNAAFSTRQATNALHKVTINLVAAFMVLSLLATVLSRAPREGTSVVTREALEQKRLETGFSESIPTLELPVTGDPAPAETAPAGDSGDKESDN; encoded by the coding sequence ATGCTGTATTCGATCGTATTCGTCCTGGCCGTCCTGGTGGCCGGATTGCTGATGGTGGTCATCCTCATGCAGTCCAGCAAGGGCGACGGACTCTCCAGTGCCTTCGGTGGCGGTGGCGGCGCGGTCAATGCGGCTTTCAGCACTCGCCAGGCCACCAACGCCCTGCACAAGGTCACGATCAATCTGGTCGCCGCCTTCATGGTGCTCAGCCTGCTGGCCACCGTGCTCTCGCGCGCTCCGCGTGAAGGCACTTCCGTGGTCACCCGCGAAGCCCTGGAGCAGAAGCGTCTGGAAACAGGCTTCAGCGAAAGCATCCCCACCCTGGAACTGCCCGTGACCGGTGATCCTGCTCCCGCAGAGACCGCACCCGCTGGCGATTCCGGCGACAAGGAATCCGACAACTAG